A single genomic interval of Caminicella sporogenes DSM 14501 harbors:
- a CDS encoding Ppx/GppA phosphatase family protein, translating into MKKVGVIDIGTNSIRIIIAEIKNNKIINSRKELIMTRLGEGVGKTKKLSEKAIDRSIDALKVFKEIAIKEGISDIRAIATSAVRDAVNKEEFVKRAREEVKINIEVIDGDMEAQLGFKGVVHGIDKCDKDILVIDIGGGSTEFIIGNINGIKFKTSLNVGAVRMTDKHISTDPISDIEFENLKKDIKGIISKVLKAIREYDIKRIIGIGGTVTTLAAIDRKLEIYDSNLIHNYEIKIKKVEEMVDLFKRTNNEERKNLKGLQPKRADIILAGAVILYEILVSLGVDKITISDYDNLEGYIFEKIIG; encoded by the coding sequence ATGAAAAAGGTGGGCGTTATTGATATAGGAACAAATTCTATAAGGATTATTATTGCAGAAATAAAAAATAACAAAATAATAAACAGCAGAAAAGAGCTTATTATGACGAGATTAGGTGAAGGAGTAGGTAAGACTAAAAAGTTGTCAGAAAAAGCTATTGATAGGAGTATAGATGCTTTAAAAGTATTTAAAGAGATTGCAATTAAAGAAGGAATAAGTGATATTAGAGCGATAGCAACTAGTGCGGTTAGAGATGCTGTAAACAAAGAAGAATTTGTAAAAAGGGCAAGAGAAGAAGTTAAAATAAATATAGAAGTTATTGATGGTGATATGGAGGCACAGCTTGGTTTTAAGGGTGTAGTACATGGGATAGATAAGTGTGATAAAGATATATTAGTTATAGATATAGGTGGAGGTAGTACAGAATTTATCATCGGGAATATTAACGGCATAAAATTTAAAACTAGTTTAAATGTTGGAGCTGTGAGAATGACGGATAAGCATATTAGTACTGACCCTATAAGCGATATAGAATTTGAAAATCTGAAAAAAGATATAAAAGGAATTATTAGTAAAGTTTTAAAAGCAATTAGAGAATATGATATAAAAAGGATAATAGGGATTGGGGGTACGGTAACAACATTAGCTGCCATAGATAGAAAACTTGAAATTTACGATAGTAATTTAATACATAATTATGAGATTAAAATAAAAAAAGTAGAAGAAATGGTAGATTTATTTAAGAGAACAAATAATGAAGAAAGAAAGAATCTAAAAGGTTTACAGCCTAAGAGGGCAGATATTATATTGGCTGGTGCTGTTATTCTTTATGAAATACTTGTAAGTTTAGGAGTAGATAAAATTACTATTAGCGATTATGATAATTTAGAAGGATATATTTTTGAAAAAATAATAGGATAA
- the mazG gene encoding nucleoside triphosphate pyrophosphohydrolase → MRGKITVVGLGPGGKQYLTVEALEIIKKAKPLYLRTERHPVVDFIKDLGIEIISFDYVYDKNEKFEDVYDEIVDKLIMISKKGSVVYAVPGSPFVAENTVQKLIEIAKENNDIQLEFIPGVSFIEAILNELKCDPVNGLKIIDSFQINFQKPDIDVDIIITQVYNRFVASELKLKLMEYYDDEYIITVIRGAGIKGKQKIVHIPLYELDRIEWLDHLTSIFIPKTSNNIKEKYGMDNLVSIMDRLRSKDGCPWDRKQTHETLRPYLIEEAYEVLEALDAKNMELLEEELGDLLLQIVFHSQIASENGYFDINDVIESICRKLINRHPHVFGDLKVDTAEKVLKNWEDIKREEKKEKSYTESLMRIPKQLPALMKSYKVQEKAAKVGFDWDNIDGAMLKVKEELEELHKVYKSGNVVATEEEIGDLIFAVVNVARFLKIRPELALNNTINKFIRRFNYMEEKARKSGLDLKEMTLEEMDKLWNEAKRLEKRQ, encoded by the coding sequence TTGAGAGGAAAAATAACAGTGGTTGGTTTAGGACCGGGTGGCAAACAGTATTTGACAGTAGAAGCTTTAGAAATCATAAAAAAGGCAAAACCTTTGTATTTGAGAACAGAAAGACATCCAGTAGTCGATTTTATAAAGGATTTGGGTATAGAAATAATTAGTTTTGATTATGTTTATGATAAAAATGAAAAGTTTGAAGATGTATATGATGAAATAGTAGATAAACTCATAATGATTAGTAAAAAAGGGTCTGTTGTGTACGCAGTACCGGGAAGTCCATTTGTTGCTGAAAATACTGTGCAAAAGCTGATTGAGATAGCTAAAGAAAATAATGATATTCAATTGGAGTTTATTCCGGGAGTAAGTTTTATAGAAGCCATTTTAAATGAACTTAAATGTGACCCTGTAAATGGTTTAAAAATAATAGATAGTTTTCAAATAAATTTTCAAAAACCTGATATAGATGTTGATATTATTATAACTCAAGTATATAATAGATTTGTTGCTTCTGAATTAAAGCTTAAACTTATGGAATATTATGATGATGAATATATAATTACAGTAATTAGAGGAGCAGGTATAAAGGGTAAGCAGAAAATAGTCCATATTCCTTTATATGAATTAGATAGGATAGAATGGCTAGACCATTTAACTAGTATATTTATTCCTAAAACTAGTAATAATATAAAAGAGAAATATGGAATGGATAATTTAGTAAGTATTATGGATAGATTGAGAAGTAAAGATGGTTGTCCTTGGGATAGAAAACAGACACATGAAACTTTGAGACCATATCTTATAGAAGAAGCTTATGAAGTTTTAGAGGCTTTAGATGCAAAAAATATGGAACTTTTAGAAGAAGAATTAGGCGATCTTTTGCTTCAAATAGTATTCCATAGTCAAATAGCTAGTGAAAATGGATATTTTGATATAAATGATGTGATAGAAAGTATATGTAGAAAATTAATTAATAGACATCCTCATGTATTTGGAGATTTGAAAGTTGATACAGCTGAGAAAGTTTTAAAGAATTGGGAAGATATAAAACGAGAAGAAAAGAAAGAAAAAAGTTATACTGAATCATTAATGAGAATTCCTAAACAACTACCTGCTCTTATGAAAAGTTACAAGGTACAAGAAAAGGCTGCAAAAGTTGGATTTGATTGGGATAATATTGATGGTGCAATGTTAAAAGTAAAAGAGGAGTTAGAAGAACTTCATAAAGTTTATAAAAGTGGTAATGTAGTAGCTACAGAAGAAGAAATAGGAGATTTAATATTTGCAGTAGTTAATGTAGCGAGGTTTTTAAAGATAAGGCCAGAACTTGCTTTGAATAATACAATTAATAAATTTATAAGACGATTTAATTATATGGAAGAAAAGGCAAGGAAAAGTGGATTAGATTTAAAGGAAATGACTTTAGAGGAAATGGACAAGCTGTGGAATGAAGCTAAAAGATTAGAAAAAAGGCAGTAA
- a CDS encoding FtsB family cell division protein produces the protein MKKMKKKSFLKRNRIHIIICLILFIYLSITMIKQEIKIRELKNEEKQALKQVNELKMKIKDMKKNIEKSDSKEFVEKVAREKLKMVKPNEIIYIIQDNKKNN, from the coding sequence ATGAAAAAAATGAAGAAAAAAAGTTTCTTAAAGAGAAATAGAATACATATAATAATTTGTCTTATATTATTTATATATTTATCCATAACTATGATAAAGCAAGAAATAAAAATAAGAGAATTGAAAAATGAGGAAAAACAGGCATTAAAGCAAGTTAATGAGCTTAAAATGAAGATTAAAGATATGAAAAAAAATATAGAAAAAAGTGATAGTAAGGAGTTTGTAGAAAAGGTTGCTAGAGAAAAATTAAAAATGGTAAAACCTAATGAGATTATTTATATTATTCAAGATAATAAGAAAAACAATTAA
- the spoIIE gene encoding stage II sporulation protein E, translated as MEKFNIGYKRLGREEGQIYSIISKDFLLLNILAFLLGRASILNGLNPFGVAYFTTLMTKDKKNSILGLSILLGILTTNADKYRYMLILGLNFIVFRYIVKNIRFNTSKLAFLTGSITFFSGVLYLFLTEFYLYDLFMTSFESIIVFVFIYILSYSIPILTVKSNRKILSNEEVICIAIILAVSVLGLSDVIFFGYDLKNIVGIFIILVFAYNGGAAIGAAVGVTIGIITSMSTVDTPVIIGIYGFSGLLAGIFKDVGKVTSALGIVLSNSILTFYINGSTETLVQFEEIVIAFLIFILLPKSVSEYINKFISLKSDGFEIDKVYSERIKKLMLRQLENYSLAFSELAVTYSKIAEKEKVVEQKEITNIINNIANSICLNCNMKRSCWNNCFYSTYNALVDSITLVEAKGILDKNNVPDYLRKRCLRLEKLINIINSAYEIYKIDYKWNKKLFEMRQLVSEQFNGISQILRELSKEISSNIEFKRDVEDALYVAFDKEGIIIDKITVLENENGRFEIDIEKKKCFDREICERRIIPIVKKVIGREVVHKNRNCNKGNENGSCLIQLVEAQKYKVNTGVAKVSKDNYYISGDNYSFMDLDDNKYMLALSDGMGTGEKAAKESVATITLLEQLLGAGFNKNIAIKTINSVLMSKSLDEAFSTIDLSIVDLYSGKVEFIKIGAVPSFIKRTNGNVEVIHASSLPVGIVNEIAIDSKSVKLNSGDFIITMSDGVLDVDKNFIDKTNWMVELIKDINSRNPQVIADSILDKAIERNNNKIEDDMTVLVTKIWKRR; from the coding sequence ATGGAAAAATTTAATATAGGATACAAAAGATTAGGAAGAGAAGAAGGACAGATTTACAGTATTATAAGCAAAGATTTTTTGTTGTTAAATATTTTGGCTTTTTTATTGGGACGAGCTTCGATTTTAAATGGATTAAATCCTTTTGGAGTAGCTTATTTTACAACTTTAATGACTAAGGATAAAAAGAATTCTATATTAGGATTAAGTATTTTATTGGGGATTTTAACTACTAATGCTGATAAGTATAGGTATATGTTAATTTTGGGATTAAATTTTATTGTTTTTAGGTATATAGTCAAAAATATAAGGTTTAATACATCAAAATTGGCTTTTTTAACCGGTAGTATAACTTTTTTTTCTGGTGTTTTGTATTTATTTTTAACAGAGTTTTATTTGTATGATTTATTTATGACGAGTTTTGAATCAATTATAGTTTTTGTATTTATATACATACTTTCTTATAGTATTCCAATTCTAACAGTAAAATCAAATAGAAAAATCCTTTCTAATGAAGAGGTAATATGTATAGCAATTATTTTGGCAGTTTCGGTATTAGGACTTTCAGATGTAATATTTTTTGGTTATGATTTGAAGAATATAGTTGGGATTTTTATAATATTAGTATTTGCTTATAATGGAGGAGCAGCGATAGGAGCAGCTGTAGGAGTTACTATAGGTATTATAACTAGCATGTCTACAGTTGATACTCCTGTTATAATAGGAATTTATGGATTTTCAGGTTTACTGGCAGGTATATTTAAAGATGTAGGTAAAGTTACTTCGGCTTTAGGAATTGTATTAAGCAATTCTATACTTACATTTTATATAAATGGTTCAACTGAAACGTTAGTTCAATTTGAAGAAATAGTAATTGCATTTTTAATATTTATACTGCTGCCAAAATCGGTTTCTGAATATATAAATAAATTTATCAGTTTAAAAAGTGATGGTTTTGAAATAGATAAAGTTTATAGTGAGAGAATTAAAAAGCTTATGTTAAGACAATTAGAAAATTATTCATTAGCTTTTTCAGAATTAGCAGTAACTTATTCTAAGATTGCTGAAAAAGAGAAAGTTGTTGAACAAAAAGAAATAACAAATATAATAAATAATATTGCAAATTCTATATGTTTAAATTGTAATATGAAAAGAAGTTGTTGGAATAACTGCTTTTATAGTACTTATAATGCATTGGTAGATTCTATTACTTTAGTAGAAGCTAAGGGCATATTGGATAAAAATAATGTTCCTGATTATCTTAGGAAAAGATGTTTAAGATTAGAAAAGTTGATAAATATAATTAATAGTGCTTATGAAATATATAAGATAGATTATAAATGGAATAAAAAACTCTTTGAAATGAGGCAGTTAGTTTCTGAACAATTTAATGGAATATCTCAGATATTAAGAGAATTATCTAAGGAAATATCTTCTAATATAGAATTTAAAAGAGATGTAGAAGATGCCCTTTATGTTGCTTTTGACAAAGAAGGTATTATAATTGATAAAATTACTGTTTTAGAAAATGAAAATGGGAGATTTGAAATAGATATTGAAAAGAAAAAGTGTTTTGATAGAGAAATATGTGAAAGAAGAATTATTCCAATTGTAAAAAAAGTTATAGGAAGAGAAGTTGTTCATAAAAACAGAAATTGCAATAAAGGCAATGAAAATGGAAGTTGTTTAATTCAGCTAGTTGAGGCTCAAAAATATAAAGTTAATACAGGAGTTGCAAAGGTATCAAAGGATAATTACTATATAAGTGGAGATAATTATTCTTTTATGGATTTAGATGACAACAAGTATATGTTAGCGCTTAGTGATGGAATGGGAACAGGTGAAAAAGCTGCAAAGGAGAGTGTGGCAACTATAACTTTATTAGAACAACTACTAGGAGCAGGATTTAATAAAAATATAGCTATAAAAACTATAAATTCTGTTTTGATGTCTAAATCTTTAGATGAGGCATTTTCAACTATAGATTTATCGATAGTTGACTTGTATAGTGGAAAAGTAGAATTTATAAAAATAGGAGCAGTACCATCTTTTATAAAGAGAACAAATGGGAATGTGGAAGTTATACATGCATCATCTTTACCTGTTGGAATAGTAAATGAGATAGCAATAGATAGCAAGTCTGTAAAATTAAATTCTGGAGATTTTATAATTACCATGTCAGATGGAGTTTTAGATGTAGATAAAAATTTTATAGATAAAACTAATTGGATGGTAGAATTAATTAAAGATATAAATAGTAGAAATCCACAAGTGATAGCAGATAGTATATTAGATAAAGCTATAGAGAGAAATAACAATAAAATTGAAGATGATATGACTGTATTAGTTACAAAGATTTGGAAAAGAAGATAA
- the yabP gene encoding sporulation protein YabP, with the protein MEEKNGFKNRSQNIILENREKMSISGVEHVKSYNDDMIVLVTVQGNLTIRGEGLDIKKLNLEDGNLSIEGYITSIVYSEKEDNLSKGLGFLGKMFK; encoded by the coding sequence TTGGAAGAAAAGAATGGTTTTAAAAATAGGTCTCAAAACATAATATTGGAAAATCGAGAAAAAATGAGCATTTCAGGAGTAGAACATGTAAAGAGTTATAATGACGATATGATAGTATTGGTAACAGTTCAAGGTAATTTAACTATTAGAGGTGAGGGACTGGATATAAAAAAGCTTAATTTAGAAGATGGGAATCTGTCGATAGAGGGTTATATAACATCTATTGTGTATTCTGAAAAAGAAGATAATCTATCTAAGGGGCTTGGATTCCTTGGGAAAATGTTTAAATAA
- a CDS encoding protein kinase domain-containing protein, which yields MDFRGIEIVGKWNKKTYIIKKLIGTGGVGKVYKVYDAKSKEYYALKISMDLCSITKEANMLDKFKDFEFIPKIIDIDDCEINGKMYHFIVLEYIEGKNLKEYTKKYRINIKELLGIAIIVCEAIDRFHKRGYVFGDLKPENLMIDEKKKKLKIIDLGGVSKIGLGLKEFTPLYDRAKWNMGLRKADPAYDLFSICMFLTCFILESNSKILNMDINSMICELKRKGINQKLINLIKDGLFQRQIDFSIFLKRLKKIYVNGSLKRDKKYKNKINLIVNIYFISSLLCLITMLLFLLSKSLTNIV from the coding sequence GTGGATTTTAGAGGTATAGAAATTGTTGGAAAATGGAATAAAAAAACTTATATTATTAAAAAGTTGATTGGAACAGGTGGAGTTGGAAAAGTTTATAAAGTTTATGATGCAAAAAGTAAAGAATACTATGCATTGAAAATTAGTATGGATTTATGCAGCATAACTAAAGAAGCAAATATGCTAGATAAATTTAAAGATTTTGAATTTATCCCCAAAATAATCGATATAGATGATTGTGAAATAAATGGAAAAATGTATCATTTTATTGTTTTAGAATATATAGAAGGTAAAAATTTAAAGGAATATACGAAAAAATATAGAATAAATATAAAAGAGTTATTAGGAATAGCGATAATAGTTTGTGAAGCTATTGATAGATTTCATAAAAGAGGATATGTATTTGGAGATTTAAAACCTGAAAATTTGATGATTGATGAAAAGAAAAAAAAGTTAAAAATAATTGACTTAGGTGGAGTGTCTAAAATAGGATTAGGATTGAAAGAATTTACGCCTCTGTATGATAGAGCAAAATGGAATATGGGACTTAGAAAAGCAGACCCAGCATATGATTTATTTAGCATATGTATGTTTCTTACTTGTTTTATTTTAGAAAGTAATAGTAAAATATTGAATATGGATATAAATAGTATGATATGCGAATTAAAAAGAAAAGGTATAAATCAAAAGTTGATAAATCTAATAAAAGATGGTTTATTTCAAAGACAAATTGATTTTTCTATTTTTTTGAAAAGATTAAAAAAAATATATGTGAATGGTAGTTTAAAAAGAGATAAAAAATATAAAAATAAGATAAATTTAATAGTTAATATATATTTTATAAGTTCTTTGTTATGTTTAATAACTATGCTGTTATTTTTATTGTCAAAAAGCTTAACAAATATAGTTTAG
- a CDS encoding TrkH family potassium uptake protein, which yields MKRNGNIDIFALHPTQILVLGFAILILIGALLLNLPIASQNGQSIGFINALFTATSAVCVTGLVVVDTLTYWTTFGQVVIILLIQIGGLGFMTMGTLFALLLGKKITLRERLVMQEALNQFSFSGVVRLAKYILIMTFTIEGIGAILLSIKFIPIYGLSRGIWYSIFHSISAFCNAGFDLIGNFRSLTPFVDDVLINMVIMSLIILGGIGFVVILDVMQKKNFNKLSLHSKLAITMTLILISVGFFVILILEFYNPDTMGQLSLKGKFLSALFHSVTPRTAGFNTLPTDKLTMASIFFTIVLMFIGGSSAGTAGGVKITTTGVVIATIVSVIKGKDDTETFGRRIPRDIINRSLAIIGLALGLVILVTMILSITEKDCSFIGIFFEAVSAFGTVGLSLGVTSTLSKLGKIIIAITMFFGRVGPLTVLLALAQRKKENKGILRYPEEKVIVG from the coding sequence ATGAAAAGAAATGGGAATATAGATATATTTGCACTTCATCCTACACAGATATTGGTTTTGGGATTTGCAATTCTTATATTGATAGGAGCACTGCTTCTTAACTTGCCTATAGCTTCTCAAAATGGACAGAGTATAGGATTTATCAATGCTTTATTTACTGCGACTTCAGCTGTATGTGTTACAGGTTTAGTTGTAGTAGATACATTGACATATTGGACAACATTTGGACAAGTAGTTATAATACTTCTTATTCAAATAGGTGGTTTAGGTTTTATGACAATGGGGACGTTATTTGCTCTTTTATTAGGTAAAAAAATAACTCTTAGAGAGAGATTAGTTATGCAGGAAGCTTTAAATCAGTTTAGTTTTTCAGGAGTTGTAAGACTTGCTAAATATATTTTAATTATGACTTTTACTATAGAGGGAATTGGTGCTATACTTCTTTCAATAAAATTTATACCTATTTATGGTTTAAGTAGGGGAATTTGGTATAGTATTTTTCATTCAATATCTGCATTTTGCAACGCTGGATTTGATTTAATAGGCAATTTTAGAAGTTTAACTCCTTTTGTTGATGATGTACTAATTAATATGGTAATAATGTCTTTAATAATTTTAGGTGGAATAGGGTTTGTAGTTATTTTAGATGTCATGCAGAAAAAGAATTTTAATAAGCTTTCTTTACATTCAAAATTAGCAATTACTATGACTCTTATTTTAATTTCAGTAGGTTTTTTTGTAATATTGATTTTAGAATTTTATAATCCAGATACAATGGGACAGTTGTCTTTAAAAGGTAAATTTCTTTCAGCATTATTTCATTCTGTAACTCCGAGAACGGCAGGTTTTAATACACTTCCTACTGATAAGCTGACTATGGCATCGATATTTTTTACAATAGTATTAATGTTTATAGGAGGTTCATCTGCAGGAACTGCTGGTGGTGTAAAGATTACAACAACAGGGGTAGTAATAGCTACGATTGTATCAGTGATAAAGGGTAAAGATGATACAGAAACGTTTGGAAGAAGAATACCTAGAGATATTATAAATAGGTCTTTAGCTATCATTGGACTGGCATTGGGATTAGTTATATTAGTTACAATGATATTATCAATAACTGAAAAAGACTGTTCGTTTATAGGAATATTTTTTGAAGCAGTATCAGCTTTTGGTACAGTTGGTTTATCGTTAGGTGTTACATCAACTCTTAGTAAGCTTGGAAAGATAATTATTGCTATAACGATGTTTTTTGGAAGAGTAGGACCACTTACGGTTTTATTAGCTTTGGCTCAAAGGAAAAAAGAAAATAAGGGAATATTGAGATATCCAGAAGAAAAGGTTATTGTAGGTTAA
- a CDS encoding RNA-binding S4 domain-containing protein, whose translation MRVDKFLKNSRLIKRRTIAKEACEQGRVKINDKIAKPGTEVSVGDILTLEFGTRVIKVEVLDLKEHATKDDAKEMYKAIE comes from the coding sequence ATGAGAGTTGATAAATTTTTAAAAAATTCTAGACTGATAAAAAGAAGAACAATTGCGAAAGAAGCGTGTGAGCAAGGCAGAGTAAAGATAAATGATAAAATAGCAAAGCCGGGTACTGAAGTTTCAGTTGGAGATATATTGACTTTGGAGTTTGGTACGAGGGTGATAAAGGTAGAGGTTTTAGACTTAAAGGAACATGCAACTAAAGATGATGCAAAAGAAATGTATAAAGCTATAGAATAA
- a CDS encoding vWA domain-containing protein translates to MEMKEIIIVTDGKSNIGGDPLLAAMEAQKHNIVVSAIGIIGKNESDENPIEEIQGIAKKGKGEWELTYLDDLSVTLQMMTQKTVNKTIGYVVNRELKEIIGSSLDEIKPKYRNKFIEYIENLSDEIPLKCCILIDCSGSMKQKLERAKESILDLMNSLRVRKGKSEIAVIAYPGVNGEMTNIINGFTDDVDLLKDKLKSIFASGTTPTAPAIYKAIELFTNRSNIVDEIIEEKPFLSEGIV, encoded by the coding sequence ATGGAAATGAAAGAAATTATAATAGTTACAGATGGTAAATCTAATATAGGCGGAGACCCGTTATTAGCTGCAATGGAGGCTCAAAAACATAATATAGTAGTAAGTGCTATAGGGATAATTGGAAAAAACGAAAGTGATGAAAATCCAATTGAAGAAATTCAAGGAATTGCGAAAAAAGGTAAAGGTGAATGGGAACTAACATATTTAGATGATTTAAGCGTTACTTTGCAGATGATGACGCAAAAGACAGTAAATAAAACAATAGGATATGTAGTAAATAGAGAACTTAAAGAGATAATTGGTTCAAGCTTAGATGAAATAAAACCTAAGTATAGAAATAAATTTATTGAGTACATTGAAAATTTAAGTGATGAAATACCACTTAAATGTTGTATTTTGATTGATTGCAGTGGAAGTATGAAGCAAAAACTTGAAAGAGCAAAGGAAAGTATATTGGATTTAATGAATTCATTAAGAGTGAGGAAGGGAAAGAGTGAGATTGCAGTTATAGCTTATCCCGGTGTAAATGGAGAAATGACTAATATAATAAATGGTTTTACTGATGATGTAGATTTATTAAAAGATAAATTAAAAAGTATATTTGCAAGTGGAACAACTCCAACTGCTCCTGCTATTTATAAGGCAATAGAATTATTTACTAATAGAAGCAATATAGTTGATGAAATAATAGAAGAAAAACCTTTCTTAAGTGAAGGTATAGTTTAA
- a CDS encoding S1 RNA-binding domain-containing protein has protein sequence MPVEIGKVVDGTVTGITNFGAFIQLPDGITGLCHISEIADEYVKDVKDYLKEQQRVKVKVIEVSGNGKVSLSIRKATEGSKQKNTVKKEAVKEFVSRPVRPKASFEDMLARFLKDSDEKLKDMKKNVNKRKGNGYNRK, from the coding sequence ATGCCCGTTGAGATTGGAAAGGTAGTTGATGGTACTGTTACAGGTATTACTAATTTTGGAGCTTTTATTCAACTACCGGATGGTATAACAGGATTATGTCACATTTCAGAAATTGCAGATGAATATGTAAAGGATGTGAAAGACTATTTAAAAGAACAACAAAGGGTAAAAGTAAAGGTAATAGAAGTTAGTGGAAATGGAAAGGTAAGCCTTTCTATTAGAAAAGCTACTGAAGGAAGTAAGCAGAAAAATACTGTTAAAAAAGAAGCAGTTAAAGAATTTGTAAGCAGACCGGTTAGACCGAAAGCATCTTTTGAAGATATGCTAGCTAGATTTTTAAAGGATAGCGATGAAAAGTTGAAAGATATGAAGAAAAATGTAAATAAGAGAAAAGGGAACGGATATAATAGAAAATAG
- a CDS encoding HU family DNA-binding protein, whose translation MNKAELVASMAEKSGLTKKDAESALNAFMKSVEEALVKGEKVQLVGFGTFDVRERKARQGRNPRNPEQIIEIPASKAPVFKAGKALKEKVNA comes from the coding sequence GTGAACAAAGCTGAATTAGTAGCAAGCATGGCTGAAAAGTCAGGACTTACAAAAAAAGATGCTGAATCTGCATTAAATGCATTTATGAAGAGTGTAGAAGAAGCTTTGGTAAAAGGAGAAAAGGTACAATTAGTTGGTTTTGGAACATTTGATGTGAGAGAGAGAAAAGCTAGACAAGGTAGAAATCCAAGAAATCCAGAACAAATAATAGAAATTCCTGCTTCAAAAGCTCCAGTATTCAAAGCTGGAAAAGCATTAAAAGAGAAAGTAAATGCATAG
- a CDS encoding potassium channel family protein: MKQFLIIGAGRFGGSIATTLYNMGNDVLIIDDSEEAINQISGSVTHAIQGNAADERLISTIGANNFDVCVIAMGSDIQSSILVAIMLKEAGARYIVAKAQNELHAKVLYKVGVDKIVFPERDMGAKIAQSLVSSNIMDYIELSPEYSIVEITAIKEWIGKNLLELNMRAKYGINIMAIKKGTSINISPTALTVIEEGDVLIVIGHNSDLKKLERKV, translated from the coding sequence ATGAAACAATTTTTAATAATTGGAGCAGGACGGTTTGGTGGCAGTATAGCAACTACTCTTTATAATATGGGAAATGATGTATTGATTATTGATGATAGTGAAGAGGCAATAAATCAAATATCAGGTTCTGTTACCCATGCTATTCAGGGAAATGCGGCTGATGAAAGATTGATTAGTACGATAGGAGCAAATAACTTTGATGTATGTGTTATTGCAATGGGTTCAGATATACAGTCATCTATATTAGTTGCTATTATGCTTAAAGAAGCAGGAGCAAGGTATATAGTAGCTAAAGCACAAAATGAACTTCATGCTAAAGTATTATATAAAGTAGGGGTAGATAAAATAGTATTTCCAGAAAGAGATATGGGAGCTAAAATTGCTCAAAGTTTAGTATCTTCTAATATAATGGACTATATAGAATTATCTCCCGAATACAGTATAGTAGAAATTACAGCAATTAAAGAGTGGATAGGAAAAAATTTATTAGAATTGAATATGAGGGCAAAATACGGAATTAATATAATGGCTATAAAAAAAGGAACAAGTATAAATATATCACCTACAGCTTTGACTGTTATTGAGGAAGGTGATGTATTAATAGTCATAGGACATAACAGTGATTTAAAGAAATTAGAAAGAAAAGTATAA
- the yabQ gene encoding spore cortex biosynthesis protein YabQ translates to MTSFVYYQIYVFFATLYGGILIGFIYDIYKIFRFYLKPKRITAILQDLFFWITITMVAILVLLYSDDGRVRGYTLLGFILGTSLYNIFLSRLFTKMFMEIIVFIKRVFSCIYNKVNSIVIFIIRIIKYPCIRVVQMLRPYCLRLKRISLIPKRMFKDIKKNMSTIIHKKK, encoded by the coding sequence ATGACTAGTTTCGTATATTATCAAATATACGTTTTTTTTGCAACATTATATGGAGGGATATTAATAGGGTTTATTTATGATATTTATAAGATTTTTAGATTTTATTTAAAGCCCAAGAGAATTACTGCTATTTTACAAGATTTATTTTTTTGGATTACTATAACTATGGTTGCTATATTAGTTCTTCTTTATAGTGATGACGGAAGGGTGAGAGGATATACTTTATTAGGTTTTATACTTGGAACGTCATTATATAATATATTTTTAAGTAGATTATTTACAAAAATGTTTATGGAAATAATTGTTTTTATAAAAAGAGTTTTTAGCTGCATATATAACAAAGTCAATAGTATTGTTATATTTATAATTAGAATAATCAAATATCCTTGTATAAGAGTAGTTCAAATGTTAAGACCATATTGTTTAAGATTGAAAAGAATATCTTTAATTCCCAAAAGAATGTTTAAAGATATTAAGAAAAATATGAGTACAATTATACATAAAAAAAAATAG